The window CCGCCATATAATAGTGCTCTTATCTTTTTTCAACTGCATTGGTGTAACTTTATAATCTGCAACCTTTCTCACAGGGATTTTCtttttatgtgttttatccCATCTCTTCCAATCTTTATGGAACTCCTCATCATCCACAACTGATGCTGTCTCCTTCAAATGCTCAAAATCAAAGTAGAACCGGAAATCTTTTCCCTCCTCATCCCTATGACTCTGAGTGTAAGAGGAGGACAAGCAAATACTCAAATCCATCACAAATGTCCTATTCAGATACTGAGCCTCACCTAAAGCGCACAAAAAGCTCCATAGGTAATGATTCATTCCTTTACAATAATCCCCGCCATGTGAATAATACAGGTATCTCCCATTTCTAAATGCCAAATCTGATCCTACCACCGGAAGCGtatcatttatttcatcatcTCTAACAACAGGGGCAGTTTTGTTTCTCAGACCACTTCTAGTGGCATTTGTTCGAATCCTAGGATGGCGGGCATTCAAACCTGAGTGCCAACGCCCTGCATGGATCACCTTATAACTGCAATCATCCTTGAACCCAATGGTAAACCTTCTGAAATCCCTATACTTCCTCCAAGATTTCTCCTTCTTATTTCTAAACCTCCACGCTACATCACACTCATTAGGCGCCGAACCATTAACAGGATGTTGATAATCTAAAAATGCAAGGGACCTAAAGGCCCTCAAGTTGAACCTCTCTATAGTTATCAACACCCTAGGATCTGAGCAATTTATGACACCTCTATCTTCACAACCAGATTTCAAGCTCACATTTTTAAGATCCGCTTCAGTTCTCTCAATCACATCTTCAGTAATAGATACACTTACCCCTGCAGGAGCTAATCTTGGAGACTCGGCAATATCCTCACCAGTTTTAAGTACAGAAGTATCAGTTTTAAAAGTGGCGTTTTCAACTTGTGTAAAAACCTTAGTGAGGGCTCTGGAGGACTCCCATGGATCAGGGGGCTGGTATGTTATTGCAATTACGGTAACTATGAGAACTGAGAATACAAAAACTGAAAAACACACATTGCTTATGAATTTTAT is drawn from Coffea arabica cultivar ET-39 chromosome 1c, Coffea Arabica ET-39 HiFi, whole genome shotgun sequence and contains these coding sequences:
- the LOC113688286 gene encoding uncharacterized protein produces the protein MKELNSVSDPIGQNLIKFISNVCFSVFVFSVLIVTVIAITYQPPDPWESSRALTKVFTQVENATFKTDTSVLKTGEDIAESPRLAPAGVSVSITEDVIERTEADLKNVSLKSGCEDRGVINCSDPRVLITIERFNLRAFRSLAFLDYQHPVNGSAPNECDVAWRFRNKKEKSWRKYRDFRRFTIGFKDDCSYKVIHAGRWHSGLNARHPRIRTNATRSGLRNKTAPVVRDDEINDTLPVVGSDLAFRNGRYLYYSHGGDYCKGMNHYLWSFLCALGEAQYLNRTFVMDLSICLSSSYTQSHRDEEGKDFRFYFDFEHLKETASVVDDEEFHKDWKRWDKTHKKKIPVRKVADYKVTPMQLKKDKSTIIWRQFDAPEPENYWYRVCEGPAGKYIQRPWHALWKSKRLMNIVTAISGSMDWDYDAVHVVRGEKAQNKELWPHLDADTSPEALDQILQTAVTPWRHLYVATNEPFYNYFDKLRSHYKVHLLDDYKEMWGNMSEWYNDTRLLNGGHPVEFDGYMRVEVDTEVLYRAKTRVETFYNLTKDCKDGINTC